The Metabacillus schmidteae genome has a segment encoding these proteins:
- a CDS encoding MFS transporter codes for MRRFSKEENSWIFYDWGSSAYSIIISTAVFPIFYKGAATNAGVSPADSTAYLGYTIAIATFILAMLGPILGTIADYQGYKKRFFSFFLTLGIGFTGILAFIPAEQWLLLLVCYTLATIGFSGANIFYDAFLVDVASESRMNLVSARGYGLGYIGSTIPFIISIAIIVLSQNGILPISTVIASKIAFIITAVWWGIFTLPLLKHVQQLHFIKRERNPVFNSFKRLWHTLTEIRKHRALFLFLLAYFFYIDGVGTIITMSTAYGTDLGIGSTDLLIVLFVTQVVAAPFSILYGRLSEKFTGKKMLYVGIIVYMIVCIYAYFLETTLDFWILAMLVATSQGGIQALSRSYFAKLIPKEKANEFFGFYNIFGKFASIMGPLLVATTAQLTGNSSSGVFSLVILFIIGFIILMKVPETKA; via the coding sequence ATGAGGCGTTTTTCAAAAGAAGAAAATAGTTGGATTTTCTATGACTGGGGCAGTTCCGCTTATTCTATTATTATCTCGACAGCTGTGTTTCCTATATTTTATAAAGGAGCAGCGACAAATGCAGGGGTAAGCCCGGCAGACTCTACTGCTTATTTAGGATATACTATCGCAATCGCAACCTTTATTTTGGCTATGCTTGGTCCCATCTTAGGTACAATTGCTGATTATCAAGGATATAAAAAACGTTTCTTTTCTTTCTTTTTAACTTTAGGAATTGGGTTTACCGGGATTCTCGCCTTTATTCCAGCAGAACAATGGTTACTTTTATTAGTTTGCTATACTCTTGCAACAATTGGTTTTTCCGGTGCTAATATTTTTTACGATGCATTTTTAGTAGATGTGGCATCAGAATCTAGAATGAACCTTGTATCTGCTCGTGGATATGGTTTAGGGTATATCGGAAGTACCATTCCATTTATCATTAGCATCGCCATTATTGTGCTATCGCAAAATGGTATTCTACCTATTTCAACTGTTATAGCAAGTAAAATAGCATTTATTATAACAGCTGTATGGTGGGGAATTTTTACGCTTCCATTGCTAAAGCATGTTCAACAACTCCACTTTATCAAACGTGAACGAAATCCTGTCTTTAATAGCTTCAAAAGACTTTGGCACACCCTAACTGAAATCCGAAAACATCGGGCATTATTTTTATTTCTTCTCGCGTATTTTTTCTATATTGATGGAGTTGGAACTATTATCACAATGTCCACCGCATACGGAACAGATTTAGGAATCGGCTCAACCGACCTCCTCATTGTCCTCTTTGTTACACAGGTTGTAGCTGCACCATTTTCTATTCTGTACGGAAGGCTCTCTGAAAAATTCACCGGCAAAAAAATGTTGTATGTAGGAATTATCGTATACATGATTGTTTGTATTTACGCATACTTCCTCGAGACAACCTTGGACTTTTGGATTCTAGCGATGCTTGTGGCTACATCACAAGGAGGCATTCAAGCGCTCAGCAGATCTTATTTTGCGAAGCTTATTCCGAAAGAAAAAGCAAATGAATTTTTCGGTTTTTATAATATTTTTGGGAAATTCGCATCGATAATGGGTCCTTTACTTGTAGCCACAACTGCACAATTAACAGGTAACTCCAGCAGTGGTGTTTTTAGTCTTGTGATTCTCTTTATTATTGGTTTTATCATCTTAATGAAGGTTCCTGAGACTAAAGCATAA
- a CDS encoding DUF421 domain-containing protein — protein MEELLKDLLIVLGRIVTILPLLLFTTIYMGKRTIGELPIFDFLIIIILGAVVGADIADPEIKHLPTAFTIVMIGLLQKLVSHLKIKNRKFGKLITFEPTLVIKDGNFLVKNMSKIGYSIDNILQMLRGKDIFDPAEVDLAIIEADGAMSVLKKTSKQTVTKEDLTIQTTRNNISFPVIIEGNVYKDSLDYLELDENWLRNQLSQHGLIDYHQIFYASVNQDHELHISFKKETHTSLPPIRH, from the coding sequence ATGGAAGAACTGCTAAAGGATTTGCTCATAGTTCTTGGACGAATCGTGACAATCCTTCCTTTACTCTTATTTACCACCATTTATATGGGGAAGCGTACAATTGGGGAATTACCCATTTTTGATTTTCTAATCATTATCATCTTAGGTGCTGTTGTTGGTGCAGATATTGCTGATCCTGAGATTAAACATCTTCCAACTGCATTTACTATTGTTATGATTGGGTTACTGCAAAAACTGGTTTCTCACTTAAAAATAAAAAACCGCAAATTCGGTAAGCTCATTACTTTTGAGCCGACCCTAGTCATAAAAGACGGAAACTTTCTAGTGAAAAATATGAGTAAAATTGGGTACTCCATTGATAATATTCTTCAAATGCTGAGAGGTAAGGATATCTTTGATCCTGCAGAGGTTGATTTAGCAATTATTGAGGCCGATGGTGCAATGAGTGTGTTGAAAAAAACTTCTAAGCAAACTGTAACGAAAGAAGATCTTACTATTCAAACAACCAGAAATAACATTTCCTTTCCTGTCATAATTGAAGGAAACGTATATAAAGATTCTCTTGATTATTTAGAACTCGATGAAAATTGGCTCCGCAATCAGTTATCACAGCATGGCCTAATTGATTATCACCAAATCTTTTATGCATCTGTTAATCAGGATCACGAGTTACATATTTCTTTTAAAAAGGAGACACATACATCTCTACCACCTATAAGGCATTAA
- a CDS encoding ABC transporter ATP-binding protein, with translation MKKKSTGKRLFHYALLYKRTILIALAMLTFAVGAELTGPFIAKRMIDHHMMGIEKPWVEVQERDEQTVVYQDQLFKKNENISESDSVGSNDLQIVQVGRSFYVTEEHLSFDGERTVSGNTLTIKSGSQEASYDVEQLTPQELLAFYQPEIRPIVILLSFYVGLLFIAAIFQYGKTLLLQKAANRIIQKMRTDVFEHIQRVPIQYFDNLPAGKIVARVTNDTEAIRELYVKVLASFFTSGIYMTGIFVALFFLDVKLALITLLLVPVLVIWTVIYRKLASRYNHLIRTRVSDINGMVNESIQGMTIIRAFRRKKQTVNEFEVLNQEHFTYQNKLLSLNAFTSHNLVNVLRNVAFVVLIWYFGGQSLTAAGMISIGVLYAFVDYLNRLFQPVTDIVNQLAQLEQARVASERVFELLDEKGEEVNVEQLPRFEGNVKFKDVSFSYNGENDVLKNISFTAKKGETVALVGHTGSGKSSIINLLFRYYDINRGMITIDGMDTSEIPRQQLRKHMGIVLQDPFLFTGTIESNVSLDNPDISKETIRNALRSVGAERFINQLPKQYEEPVLEKGSTLSAGERQLISFARALAYDPAILILDEATANIDTETEAIIQQALNVVKEGRTTFVIAHRLSTIRNADQILVLDHGEIVERGNHEELLEKKGKYYKMHQLQLGKEMVNAG, from the coding sequence ATGAAGAAAAAATCAACAGGAAAACGACTCTTCCACTATGCCCTTCTTTATAAGCGAACGATTCTGATTGCTCTGGCTATGTTAACCTTTGCTGTTGGAGCAGAACTAACAGGACCGTTTATTGCAAAAAGAATGATTGATCATCATATGATGGGAATTGAAAAACCATGGGTTGAAGTGCAGGAAAGAGATGAACAAACGGTCGTTTATCAAGATCAATTATTTAAAAAGAACGAAAATATATCAGAAAGTGATTCAGTAGGAAGTAATGACCTCCAAATTGTGCAGGTTGGTCGTTCGTTTTATGTGACAGAAGAGCATCTGTCGTTCGATGGAGAACGGACTGTATCTGGAAATACCTTAACAATAAAAAGCGGGTCACAAGAAGCAAGCTATGATGTGGAGCAATTAACGCCTCAAGAGTTGTTAGCATTTTATCAACCAGAGATACGACCAATTGTCATCCTTCTTAGCTTTTATGTAGGACTATTATTCATTGCAGCCATCTTTCAATATGGAAAAACACTATTGCTGCAAAAAGCCGCAAATCGCATTATTCAAAAAATGAGAACAGACGTATTTGAGCATATTCAGCGGGTACCAATTCAATATTTTGATAACCTCCCTGCAGGTAAGATTGTCGCACGTGTAACGAACGATACAGAGGCCATACGTGAATTGTATGTAAAAGTGCTTGCCAGCTTCTTTACAAGTGGTATTTATATGACCGGAATCTTTGTGGCTTTGTTCTTCCTGGATGTGAAGCTTGCACTCATTACGTTGCTGCTGGTACCTGTTCTGGTTATCTGGACAGTTATTTACCGGAAGTTGGCTTCTAGATATAATCATTTAATTCGTACAAGAGTCAGTGATATTAACGGAATGGTAAATGAGTCAATTCAAGGTATGACCATCATCCGGGCATTTCGTAGAAAAAAACAAACAGTCAATGAGTTTGAAGTGTTAAATCAAGAGCATTTTACCTACCAAAATAAACTTCTCAGCTTAAATGCATTCACCTCACATAATTTGGTGAATGTTCTACGAAATGTTGCTTTCGTTGTCCTGATTTGGTATTTTGGCGGGCAATCGCTCACAGCTGCCGGAATGATTTCAATAGGTGTACTCTATGCTTTTGTTGACTACTTAAATCGATTATTCCAGCCTGTTACAGATATTGTTAATCAGCTTGCACAGTTGGAGCAAGCGCGAGTTGCTTCTGAACGGGTCTTTGAATTACTGGATGAAAAAGGAGAAGAAGTCAATGTGGAGCAGCTTCCTCGTTTTGAAGGAAATGTAAAGTTTAAAGATGTTTCTTTTTCCTATAATGGTGAAAATGATGTGTTAAAGAATATCTCCTTTACAGCTAAAAAAGGGGAAACTGTGGCATTAGTTGGGCATACAGGTTCAGGGAAAAGCTCGATTATCAATCTCCTGTTTCGTTACTATGATATTAATAGAGGTATGATCACAATTGACGGCATGGATACAAGCGAAATTCCTCGTCAGCAGCTCAGAAAACATATGGGTATTGTTTTACAAGATCCGTTTTTGTTTACCGGGACGATTGAGTCAAATGTTAGTCTGGATAATCCTGATATTTCAAAAGAGACGATTAGAAACGCTCTTCGAAGTGTTGGTGCAGAAAGATTTATTAATCAGCTCCCAAAGCAATATGAAGAACCTGTGCTCGAAAAGGGAAGTACGTTATCAGCAGGTGAAAGACAGCTTATTTCATTTGCGCGAGCTCTTGCCTATGACCCTGCCATTCTCATTTTAGATGAGGCGACGGCAAACATCGATACAGAAACAGAAGCAATTATTCAGCAGGCATTAAATGTTGTGAAAGAAGGCAGAACAACGTTTGTCATTGCCCACAGACTTTCCACCATCCGAAATGCAGATCAAATACTCGTGTTAGATCATGGAGAAATAGTTGAAAGAGGAAATCATGAGGAATTGCTCGAGAAAAAAGGAAAATACTATAAAATGCATCAATTGCAATTAGGTAAAGAAATGGTGAACGCAGGATAA
- a CDS encoding ABC transporter ATP-binding protein — translation MFSVLGKLSWFFKQHWKRYSVAVSLLIIVSILDVIPPKIIGVAIDDIQFGQMTGERLRELLFFFIALIILSYGITYVWMYQLFGGAHLIERILRYRFMRHLLSMTPSFYEKNRTGDLMARATNDLKAISLTAGFGILTLVDSTIFMIIIIFVMGFTISWKLTLAALIPLPLMAIAINYFGKLIHKRFTVAQDAFGDLNDNVLESIAGVRVIRAYVQEKADEQRFKNMTEDVYEKNIAVAKVDALFEPTIKILVGLSYVIGLGYGAYLVFHQMITLGELVSFNIYLGMLIWPMFAVGELINILQRGNASLDRVNEVLAYEEDVKDVKEPVALDIPEEIVFSNVTFQYPTSTTENLRDINLKVKRGQTVGIVGKTGSGKTTLLKQLIREYPAGNGEILISAQPIEKILLDTLHSWIGYVPQEQILFSRTIRENLQFGKEQVTESDIQEALRLAAFDNDLSVLPKGLETLVGEKGVALSGGQKQRISIARALIKDPEILLLDDAMSAVDGKTEAKIIENIRSERKGKTTFISAHRLSAVQHADWIIVMDEGKIVEEGTHDQLIELGKWYKTQYDRQQADSYGEVS, via the coding sequence ATGTTTTCAGTACTTGGAAAATTAAGCTGGTTTTTTAAACAGCATTGGAAACGGTATTCAGTTGCTGTTTCGTTATTAATTATTGTTAGTATCTTAGATGTCATTCCACCAAAAATTATTGGGGTTGCGATTGATGACATTCAGTTTGGACAGATGACAGGGGAGCGGCTGCGAGAACTATTATTTTTCTTCATTGCTCTTATCATTCTTAGTTACGGTATAACCTATGTATGGATGTACCAATTATTTGGCGGGGCACATTTAATTGAACGTATTTTAAGATATCGCTTTATGAGGCATTTGCTTTCAATGACTCCAAGCTTTTATGAAAAAAATCGAACTGGGGATTTAATGGCCAGAGCGACGAATGATCTAAAGGCAATTTCGCTAACAGCTGGGTTTGGCATTCTAACTCTAGTTGACTCAACCATTTTTATGATCATTATTATATTTGTGATGGGGTTTACGATAAGCTGGAAACTGACGCTGGCGGCACTAATACCATTACCACTCATGGCCATAGCCATTAACTATTTCGGTAAGCTCATTCATAAGCGTTTTACGGTTGCTCAAGATGCCTTTGGTGACTTAAATGATAATGTGCTTGAATCAATTGCAGGAGTCCGTGTTATTCGCGCATATGTTCAAGAAAAGGCAGATGAACAGCGTTTTAAGAATATGACAGAGGATGTTTATGAGAAAAACATTGCTGTGGCAAAAGTTGATGCTCTTTTTGAACCGACAATAAAGATTTTAGTAGGTTTAAGCTATGTGATTGGGTTGGGGTATGGTGCATATCTTGTTTTTCATCAGATGATTACATTAGGGGAGCTTGTGAGCTTTAATATATACTTGGGAATGTTAATTTGGCCGATGTTTGCGGTCGGAGAGCTGATTAACATCCTTCAGCGTGGAAACGCTTCATTGGATCGTGTGAATGAAGTCCTTGCGTATGAGGAGGATGTAAAGGATGTGAAAGAACCTGTTGCATTGGATATTCCCGAGGAAATTGTTTTTAGCAATGTGACATTTCAATATCCAACTTCAACAACAGAAAACCTTCGTGATATTAACTTGAAGGTGAAAAGAGGGCAAACCGTTGGCATTGTTGGAAAAACAGGTTCTGGTAAAACAACATTGCTTAAGCAGCTTATACGGGAATATCCCGCTGGTAATGGTGAAATTCTTATTTCAGCTCAGCCAATTGAAAAAATCCTGCTTGATACACTGCATTCCTGGATTGGGTATGTTCCGCAAGAACAAATCTTGTTTTCCCGAACGATTCGTGAAAATTTACAGTTTGGTAAAGAACAGGTAACAGAGAGTGACATTCAGGAAGCCCTTCGATTGGCCGCCTTTGACAATGATCTTTCAGTTCTTCCTAAAGGGTTAGAAACATTAGTTGGAGAAAAGGGTGTTGCTCTTTCTGGTGGGCAAAAGCAGAGGATTTCGATTGCCCGCGCGTTAATAAAGGATCCGGAAATTCTTTTACTGGATGATGCGATGTCTGCAGTTGACGGGAAAACGGAAGCCAAAATTATTGAAAATATCCGCAGTGAGCGTAAAGGGAAAACAACATTTATCTCTGCACATCGTTTATCGGCTGTTCAACATGCAGACTGGATTATTGTGATGGATGAAGGAAAGATTGTGGAAGAAGGAACTCATGATCAGCTTATCGAGCTCGGTAAATGGTATAAAACGCAATATGATCGCCAACAAGCTGATTCGTATGGAGAGGTGAGTTAG
- a CDS encoding ParM/StbA family protein, translating into MSKTRITAVDVGNDCVKALFGKGDYDLYIPNVIARDTEDRPVIGIEELNDKNPLDGIHIRVHSPALKENNVIYRVGNLATKSDNPSELDPGSSKSEEDQTLVMLFTSLALDAVREENASIFKKTNNVIDANYTLGTGLPLREVKEGKDVGYRSQLLGSVHQVEFLVTPKYQGLKVNIKFDEVKVYPEGFAAYINLVMDKDLKVINRDLIDKQILIQDIGGLSTDVAVIKNRNVDDDKAQGFNLGVSESLEAIREEIRTKHGVELDSRRDVVDIITRKNDRHHIMVKGSRTNVHDITDRILLELAKKQYRHLRNVWQKNSQTEICYFVGGGSIVLKEYIKMLNNSLDGYNIEFFEDEKESIWMMANAYYKLISDFVRKNSEPQKKNEKQTV; encoded by the coding sequence ATGAGTAAAACGAGAATAACAGCAGTGGATGTTGGTAATGATTGTGTGAAGGCTCTTTTTGGAAAAGGAGATTATGATTTATATATTCCTAACGTTATTGCGAGAGACACAGAAGATCGTCCTGTTATTGGTATAGAAGAATTAAACGATAAAAATCCTTTAGATGGGATTCATATAAGAGTTCACTCCCCTGCACTGAAAGAAAATAACGTTATTTATCGTGTAGGAAACTTAGCGACCAAAAGTGATAACCCAAGTGAATTGGATCCTGGCAGCAGCAAATCTGAGGAAGACCAAACACTTGTTATGCTATTTACTTCCTTAGCATTGGATGCTGTGCGTGAGGAAAATGCGAGTATATTTAAAAAGACAAATAATGTAATTGATGCTAATTATACACTTGGGACAGGCTTGCCGCTTCGTGAAGTGAAAGAAGGAAAAGATGTGGGCTATCGTTCACAATTATTAGGCTCTGTTCATCAGGTGGAATTTCTAGTGACACCAAAATATCAGGGTTTAAAGGTTAATATTAAGTTTGATGAAGTAAAAGTATATCCTGAAGGATTTGCGGCCTATATTAATCTAGTGATGGACAAGGACTTAAAAGTCATCAATCGTGATTTAATCGATAAACAGATCTTAATTCAAGATATTGGGGGCTTATCAACAGATGTCGCTGTCATTAAGAATCGAAATGTTGATGATGATAAAGCACAAGGCTTTAATTTAGGTGTTTCAGAATCATTGGAAGCGATCAGAGAAGAGATTCGAACAAAGCATGGCGTAGAGCTCGATAGCCGTCGTGATGTGGTTGATATTATTACTAGAAAAAATGATCGTCATCATATTATGGTGAAGGGAAGCCGTACAAATGTCCATGACATAACAGACCGCATTCTTCTTGAACTGGCAAAGAAACAATACCGTCATCTTCGAAATGTTTGGCAAAAAAACTCCCAAACTGAAATCTGCTATTTTGTTGGTGGAGGCTCTATTGTTTTAAAAGAGTATATTAAAATGTTGAATAATAGCCTTGATGGCTACAATATCGAGTTCTTTGAGGATGAAAAAGAAAGCATTTGGATGATGGCGAACGCATACTATAAGTTAATCTCTGATTTCGTCAGAAAAAACAGCGAACCACAGAAGAAAAATGAAAAGCAAACAGTCTAA
- a CDS encoding oxidoreductase: MDKQLAVVTGASSGFGLLTSLELARKGFYVIATMRDIKKQFMLINEAERYGIRDYIEVFPLDVTLKDSIDQWRDFIIAKGRIDVLVNNAGFAGAGFAEEISVEEYRQQFETNFFGVIGVTQVVLPLMRQQGRGKIINMSSISGRVGFPGLSPYVSSKYALEGWSESLRLELKPYGIDVVLIEPGSYQTNIWTSGKKITEKSLTKESPYNKVMTKLEQHIESGSTTFGDPADVAKLAASIAIKDKTSFRYPIGKGVKSSILLKTILPWAWLEKFILNKLMK; encoded by the coding sequence ATGGATAAACAACTGGCTGTAGTAACAGGGGCATCTAGTGGATTTGGGTTATTAACTTCCCTGGAGCTTGCGAGAAAGGGCTTTTATGTTATTGCAACAATGAGGGATATAAAGAAACAATTCATGCTGATAAATGAAGCTGAACGGTATGGAATAAGGGATTACATTGAAGTTTTCCCATTAGATGTAACGTTAAAGGATTCCATTGATCAATGGAGAGATTTTATCATCGCAAAAGGGCGAATAGATGTACTTGTGAACAATGCAGGTTTTGCAGGAGCAGGATTTGCTGAGGAGATATCTGTTGAAGAATATCGTCAGCAGTTTGAAACAAATTTTTTTGGTGTCATAGGGGTGACGCAAGTTGTACTACCACTGATGAGACAGCAGGGGAGAGGGAAGATCATCAATATGAGCAGCATTAGTGGTCGAGTTGGCTTTCCAGGTCTATCTCCATATGTATCCTCTAAGTACGCCTTGGAAGGATGGAGTGAATCATTAAGGTTAGAGCTCAAACCTTATGGAATAGATGTTGTCTTAATAGAGCCAGGTTCATATCAGACAAATATTTGGACCAGCGGCAAAAAGATAACTGAAAAATCATTAACAAAAGAGTCGCCTTACAATAAAGTCATGACAAAGCTGGAACAGCATATAGAAAGTGGTTCAACTACCTTTGGAGATCCTGCAGATGTCGCTAAGCTTGCAGCGTCAATTGCGATAAAAGACAAAACATCCTTCCGATATCCAATAGGGAAGGGAGTAAAATCTTCCATTCTATTAAAAACGATTTTACCGTGGGCATGGTTAGAAAAATTTATATTAAATAAATTGATGAAATAG
- a CDS encoding NAD(P)/FAD-dependent oxidoreductase — protein MDSQEIYDVTIIGGGPAGLYSAFYSGLREMKTKLIEFQPQLGGKIHVYPEKMIWDVGGQTPILGEKLIEQLVQQALTFDPTIVLGEKVESISRDENGIFTLSGSSGRKHLSKTVIIAVGGGILNPQKLEIEGAEKFEVSNLHYTVKSIKRFKDRTVVISGGGNSAIDWANELEPIAKKVYLVHRKSNLTGHEAQVSQLMTSSATCLLQTSITKLIASDNHEHIEKVELTHQETGEVTYLSVDDVIINHGYERDASLLKNSQLGVSLIDQYFIDGSSCSESSIKGIYAAGDILKHEGKLNLIAGAFQDAANAVNKAKQYIQPDANGFGMVSSHNELFKERNRDLVKQMIK, from the coding sequence ATGGACTCACAAGAAATATATGATGTTACGATCATTGGGGGAGGACCAGCAGGACTTTACTCAGCTTTTTATAGTGGACTTAGAGAAATGAAAACAAAATTAATTGAATTTCAGCCACAGCTCGGTGGAAAAATACATGTATATCCCGAAAAAATGATATGGGATGTTGGTGGGCAAACGCCAATACTTGGAGAGAAATTAATCGAACAATTAGTTCAACAAGCCCTGACATTTGATCCAACTATTGTGTTAGGTGAAAAAGTTGAGTCCATTTCACGTGATGAGAATGGCATTTTTACATTATCAGGTTCATCAGGACGTAAGCATTTGTCTAAGACAGTAATCATTGCTGTTGGTGGGGGAATATTAAACCCACAGAAGCTTGAAATTGAAGGAGCAGAAAAATTTGAAGTATCAAATCTTCATTATACTGTGAAATCTATAAAACGTTTTAAAGATCGGACGGTTGTGATCTCTGGTGGGGGTAATTCCGCGATTGACTGGGCTAATGAACTGGAACCAATTGCGAAAAAGGTATATCTTGTACATAGAAAGTCGAATTTAACTGGTCATGAAGCTCAAGTTTCACAATTGATGACAAGCTCAGCTACGTGTTTATTACAAACATCCATAACAAAGTTAATAGCTAGTGACAACCATGAACACATTGAAAAGGTAGAATTAACACATCAAGAAACAGGGGAAGTTACTTATTTATCAGTAGATGATGTTATTATCAATCATGGATATGAACGCGATGCTTCTCTACTTAAGAACAGCCAGTTAGGTGTTTCTTTGATTGATCAATATTTTATCGATGGCTCATCTTGCAGTGAATCCTCCATTAAGGGTATTTATGCAGCAGGTGATATTTTGAAGCATGAGGGGAAACTAAACTTAATTGCAGGAGCCTTTCAAGATGCTGCAAATGCTGTAAATAAAGCAAAGCAATATATTCAACCTGATGCTAATGGATTTGGCATGGTATCTTCTCATAATGAGTTATTTAAAGAAAGGAATAGAGATCTTGTGAAACAGATGATTAAATAA
- a CDS encoding ABC transporter ATP-binding protein: protein MVRLYTNNLKIGYGERLIVKDLSVEIPDKKITTIIGSNGCGKSTLLKAITRIIPHQSGNVILDGGDISKENTKILAKKMAILPQTPESASGLTVGELVSYGRFPYQKGFGRLTKKDYEVIDWALEVTGTMDFKFRPVDALSGGQRQRVWIAMALAQETDIIFLDEPTTYLDMAHQLEVLELLQKLNKEQERTIVMVLHDLNQAARFADYIIALKDGQVIKAGDCKEVITHDVLKKVFHIDAEIGTDPRTNKPMCITYNLLKGEEKNEETVSSIHTAAVASY from the coding sequence ATGGTTCGCCTTTACACTAACAATTTGAAAATAGGATATGGTGAACGCTTGATCGTAAAAGATCTTAGTGTAGAGATTCCGGATAAAAAAATCACGACCATCATTGGATCAAATGGTTGTGGAAAATCTACATTATTAAAAGCAATTACAAGGATCATTCCACATCAATCAGGAAATGTCATTTTAGATGGAGGAGATATTTCAAAGGAAAATACGAAAATCCTTGCTAAAAAAATGGCGATCCTTCCCCAAACACCTGAAAGTGCAAGTGGGTTAACTGTAGGTGAACTAGTATCTTATGGACGCTTTCCTTATCAAAAAGGCTTCGGACGTCTAACAAAAAAAGATTATGAAGTGATTGATTGGGCACTTGAAGTAACAGGTACGATGGACTTTAAATTCAGACCTGTTGATGCTTTATCTGGAGGACAACGTCAAAGAGTTTGGATTGCAATGGCTCTAGCTCAGGAAACAGATATCATCTTTTTGGATGAGCCTACTACCTATTTAGATATGGCACATCAACTGGAAGTACTGGAACTTCTTCAGAAATTAAACAAAGAACAAGAACGTACAATCGTTATGGTATTACATGATTTAAATCAAGCTGCCCGATTTGCTGACTATATTATTGCGCTAAAAGATGGGCAGGTCATTAAAGCTGGAGATTGTAAAGAAGTTATTACACATGATGTATTAAAGAAAGTTTTCCATATCGATGCTGAAATTGGAACGGATCCCCGTACAAACAAGCCGATGTGCATCACATATAATTTACTAAAGGGAGAAGAAAAAAATGAAGAAACTGTTAGTTCCATTCACACTGCTGCTGTTGCTAGTTATTAG
- a CDS encoding iron-hydroxamate ABC transporter substrate-binding protein: MKKLLVPFTLLLLLVISACGNNDSASENEGSGSTPSDDKKAETITYESENGPVEVPADPQRVVLLSGFAGNVIDLGVNVVGAESWSLNSPILADELKDAVEVTDESIEEIIELEPDLIIGLSTIKNVDKLSEIAPTVTYTWGKVDYLTQHIEIGKLLNKEEEAKAWVEDFKARVEETGTEIKAKIGEDATVSVIESFGKDLYVYGDNWARGTEILYQGMGLKMPEKVKEVALEAGYYTLSAEVIPEYAGDYVILSKYSDADTSFQETETYKNIPAVKNNHVYEMEGNGASFSDPITLEHQLAFFKESFLGE, translated from the coding sequence ATGAAGAAACTGTTAGTTCCATTCACACTGCTGCTGTTGCTAGTTATTAGTGCGTGCGGTAACAATGATTCAGCATCAGAAAACGAAGGAAGCGGAAGCACTCCTTCTGATGATAAAAAGGCGGAAACTATTACGTATGAGTCCGAAAATGGACCTGTTGAAGTTCCTGCTGATCCTCAGCGTGTTGTTTTACTTTCTGGTTTCGCCGGAAATGTTATTGATTTAGGTGTAAATGTAGTAGGTGCTGAGTCGTGGTCATTAAACAGCCCAATTCTTGCAGATGAATTAAAAGATGCAGTAGAAGTAACGGATGAGAGCATAGAAGAAATTATTGAATTAGAGCCGGATTTAATTATTGGACTTTCTACTATTAAAAATGTTGATAAGTTAAGTGAAATTGCTCCAACAGTAACGTATACATGGGGTAAAGTTGATTATTTAACACAGCATATTGAAATTGGTAAGCTTTTAAACAAAGAAGAAGAAGCTAAAGCATGGGTGGAAGATTTTAAAGCTCGTGTAGAAGAAACTGGTACAGAAATTAAAGCAAAAATCGGTGAAGATGCAACAGTATCTGTTATTGAAAGCTTTGGAAAAGATTTATATGTTTACGGTGATAACTGGGCACGAGGAACAGAAATTCTTTATCAAGGAATGGGTCTGAAAATGCCTGAAAAAGTAAAAGAAGTTGCATTAGAAGCAGGTTACTATACTCTCTCAGCTGAAGTTATCCCTGAATATGCAGGTGATTACGTAATTTTAAGCAAATATTCGGATGCTGACACTTCTTTCCAAGAAACTGAAACATATAAAAACATTCCTGCTGTAAAAAACAATCATGTTTATGAAATGGAAGGAAATGGTGCATCTTTCAGTGATCCAATCACACTGGAACATCAATTAGCCTTCTTTAAAGAATCATTTTTAGGTGAGTAA